Proteins from a single region of Hydra vulgaris chromosome 12, alternate assembly HydraT2T_AEP:
- the LOC136088215 gene encoding zinc finger BED domain-containing protein 4-like gives MSKTNKSIIKKGIRKRSFVWTYFEKDQKNQTKCSICYKILPYNSSTSSMQSHLSIDHCINSKISKKSTILLNDDDISDIESGNENSFEETGHKKLNKLLINFIVGTDQPISIVRHPDFVNLVSELNKSYKMPCINTVSKKLIPSITDNLRSILMLELKGCHFITITCDVWSSLSKNSYLGVTCHFIDKNMILVDQNLDLRFMSEVKTAEYLFNTLNEIFSEWSISNKIFALVIDSGANIFSAVNKFDDNVLKIPCAGHRLNLVVNDLLNTRDIKEKKLKNSSKCYKVKDYDGNGKLINKEITESEVKEIKRINEGKLEIAKVISSCRHIVGSFKHSEMLQKKLREVQETLRYETKIKLVQDIAIRWNSQFDMIESILTNKTALDMISIEYQNIKDYLPTANEFKVLEDLCDLLHPIKELTKLFSGKKYVTVIFLFPTLYSLLNGILESQPIFTELIKTFQKELLRSLKGRFKYIFAYDFFLTATFLDFKFRKFEFIKNDIDRYECITKAKMFIKIFYEMHLKESEEIDITIEQIV, from the coding sequence atgtcaaaaacaaataaatccattattaaaaaaggaataagGAAACGAAGCTTCGTTTGgacatattttgaaaaagaccAAAAGAATCAAACAAAATGCAGTATATGTTATAAGATTCTACCTTACAACAGTTCGACCAGTTCAATGCAATCCCATTTATCAATTGATCATTgcattaattcaaaaatatctaaaaaatcaacaattttaCTCAACGATGACGATATATCCGATATTGAGAGCGGTaatgaaaatagttttgaagagactggtcataaaaaattaaataagttgttgataaactttattgttGGTACTGATCAGCCGATTTCGATAGTACGTCATCCagattttgtaaatttagttAGTGAGTTAAACAAAAGCTACAAAATGCCATGCATAAATACGGTGAGCAAAAAATTAATTCCATCAATTACGGACAATCTAAGATCAATTTTAATGCTAGAATTGAAGGGATGTCATTTCATTACAATTACTTGTGATGTTTGGTCATCATTGAGTAAAAACAGCTACCTCGGTGTGACTTGtcattttattgacaaaaatatgatTCTGGTTGACCAAAACCTGGATCTTAGGTTTATGTCTGAAGTGAAAACagctgaatatttatttaatacgtTAAACGAAATCTTCAGTGAATGGTCAATCAGTAATAAGATTTTTGCACTAGTTATTGACTCAGGTGCAAACATTTTCtctgcagtaaataaatttgatgataatgtTCTTAAGATTCCATGTGCTGGTCATCGTTTGAATCTTGTGGTTAACGATCTTTTAAATACGAgagatataaaagaaaaaaaattaaaaaatagttcaaagtGTTACAAAGTAAAGGATTACGACGGTAAtggaaaattaattaataaagaaattacagaaagtgaagttaaagaaattaaaagaattaacgAAGGCAAATTGGAAATCGCCAAGGTAATTTCATCCTGTAGGCATATTGTTGGTTCATTTAAGCATTCGgagatgttacaaaaaaagttaagagaAGTTCAAGAAACACTTCGatatgaaactaaaataaagttagtaCAGGATATAGCTATTCGCTGGAATAGCCAATTCGATATGATTGAATctatattaactaataaaactgCGTTGGATATGATAAGCATCGAAtaccaaaatataaaagactATCTTCCCACTGCTAATGAATTTAAGGTGCTGGAGGATTTATGTGATTTGTTACACCCAATTAAAGagctaacaaaactttttagcgGAAAGAAATATGTTACAGTAATATTTCTGTTTCCAACATTGTATTCTCTACTAAATGGAATACTTGAATCGCAACCCATTTTTACAGAACTAATTAAGACTTTTCAAAAGGAATTATTAAGGTCTCTAAAAGGgcgttttaaatacatttttgcttatgattttttcttaacagctacttttcttgatttcaaatttcgtaaatttgagtttatcaaaaatgatatcGATAGATATGAATGCATTACAAaggcaaaaatgtttataaaaatattttatgaaatgcatctaaaagaatCCGAGGAAATCGATATAACAAttgaacaaattgtttaa